In Calonectris borealis chromosome Z, bCalBor7.hap1.2, whole genome shotgun sequence, a single genomic region encodes these proteins:
- the ELOVL7 gene encoding very long chain fatty acid elongase 7, with protein sequence MAFSNLTSKAVLLYDEWIKDADPRLEGWPLMSSPFPTTFIIGTYIYFVTSLGPKLMENKKPFELRQIMAFYNFSVVALSLYMTYEFLMSGWATGYSFRCDIVDYSRSPTALRMVRTCWLYYFSKFIELLDTVFFVLRKKNNQVTFLHVFHHSIMPWTWWFGVKFAAGGLGTFHALLNCIVHVVMYTYYGICSLGPAYHKYLWWKKYMTTIQLVQFLIITGHIGQIYIMDDCPYQYPIFMFIIWLYGSMFLVLFLHFWYHAYTKGQRLPKMARNGISKDQ encoded by the exons ATCCAAGACTGGAAGGCTGGCCACTCATGTCTTCACCTTTTCCAACAACTTTTATCATTGGAACCTACATTTATTTTGTCACTTCCTTGGGACCCAAactcatggaaaataaaaaaccttttGAACTCAGGCAGATAATGGCTTTTTATAATTTTAGTGTGGTAGCCCTCTCTTTATATATGACTTACGAA TTTCTTATGTCGGGTTGGGCCACAGGGTACTCATTCCGTTGTGATATCGTTGACTACTCGCGGTCACCTACAGCTCTAAGA ATGGTACGAACTTGTTGGCTTTACTACTTTTCCAAGTTCATTGAATTATTAGACACT gtATTTTTTGTGCTGCGTAAGAAAAACAACCAAGTTACATTCCTGCATGTCTTTCATCATTCCATCATGCCATGGACCTGGTGGTTTGGAGTCAAATTTGCTGCAG gTGGTTTAGGAACATTTCATGCTTTGCTGAACTGTATTGTCCATGTTGTCATGTACACTTACTATGGAATCTGTTCTTTGGGACCAGCCTATCATAAATATTTGTGGTGGAAAAAATACATGACAACTATACAACTA GTCCAGTTTCTTATTATTACAGGGCATATAGGACAAATCTACATCATGGATGATTGTCCATACCAGTATCCAattttcatgtttattatttGGCTGTATGGCTCTATGTTTTTAGTCTTGTTTCTCCACTTCTGGTACCACGCTTACACGAAGGGACAAAGACTACCAAAGATGGCAAGAAATGGGATCAGCAAAGATCAGTGA